One Sulfolobus sp. S-194 DNA segment encodes these proteins:
- a CDS encoding nickel-dependent hydrogenase large subunit, producing the protein MSSPIKMVIDPITRVAGHLGLTAYVDPNTRQVVSDQAWTYVTMFRGFEVFLRGRQPPDAIHITSRSCGVCGAAHANGSTRANDMALGAVPYPLGVVLRNMAYVMTDTIYDHSIILNVLEGPDFSAQVFQNYYSSCWQAAKQTKAEYTDIHGFSTIADIMAALNPFTGWLWIHAVKAQILAREAGVLIYGRHSHPPMLIPGGIGTDLSVGESIFLQYMYRLTILTAWTKLVIAAWMDLANFLIDNCDYEKQGLTFEKPTYITGYGYESPELYSNLGDNYTTIYQNIDSIIQEASEGPQTVFRPTMVRNGELLSKSFIDINVSSLEFVNSSFYSDWAKTTSPLTETDPVGNKLAWGLTAPDGTPYYMYHLWNKTTIPNPVAPNFMEKYSWDAEPRLVWKDGTMWSYETGPWARLHAVSHFHPNSPIVKNGKIYIELPTINEVPAWLSSQAPGSMQKWTVEWEVPDYSTTLSRILGRAVDMAAAIFAGWDNLEYGLELFMKNQTSPKTSRPWKQPSFSLGVGMYEVPRGTVRHWMVVQNYSIANYQYQAPTTQNVSPRDNNCKGPWCNNGKAIGAFELSVINTKIMEEVPPSQWIGYDFLRAIRSFDPCLVCAAHFEIKGTGKELKHVITPVCNT; encoded by the coding sequence ATGTCCTCTCCTATAAAAATGGTTATAGATCCCATAACTAGGGTAGCTGGTCATTTAGGCTTAACCGCATATGTTGATCCAAATACAAGACAAGTAGTAAGTGACCAAGCTTGGACTTACGTAACTATGTTTAGGGGATTTGAAGTATTCTTAAGGGGAAGACAACCACCTGATGCTATACACATAACTTCAAGGTCTTGTGGCGTTTGTGGGGCTGCTCATGCTAACGGGTCTACTAGAGCAAATGACATGGCTCTTGGAGCAGTGCCTTATCCCTTAGGTGTTGTTTTGAGGAATATGGCATACGTAATGACTGATACAATCTACGATCATAGCATAATCTTAAACGTCTTAGAAGGACCAGATTTCTCAGCCCAAGTTTTTCAGAACTACTATTCATCATGCTGGCAAGCAGCTAAGCAGACTAAGGCTGAATATACAGATATTCATGGGTTCAGTACAATTGCAGATATAATGGCAGCTCTTAATCCCTTCACTGGATGGTTATGGATTCACGCAGTTAAGGCACAAATACTTGCAAGAGAAGCTGGTGTGCTTATATATGGAAGACACTCTCATCCACCAATGCTCATACCAGGCGGAATAGGAACTGATTTGTCTGTCGGAGAATCAATATTTTTACAATATATGTATAGATTGACGATACTTACTGCATGGACTAAATTAGTTATTGCAGCATGGATGGACTTAGCAAACTTCTTAATTGATAATTGTGACTATGAAAAACAAGGACTTACTTTTGAAAAACCTACATATATCACTGGTTATGGATACGAGAGTCCAGAACTTTACTCTAATCTTGGTGACAACTATACCACAATATATCAGAATATAGATTCAATCATTCAGGAAGCTTCTGAAGGCCCACAAACAGTATTTAGGCCTACAATGGTAAGAAACGGAGAACTTCTCAGTAAGAGCTTTATTGATATTAATGTATCCTCGCTAGAGTTTGTTAACTCGTCATTCTACTCGGACTGGGCAAAGACAACTTCACCGTTAACTGAAACAGACCCTGTGGGTAATAAGCTAGCTTGGGGACTTACTGCACCAGATGGAACACCTTACTATATGTATCACTTATGGAATAAGACCACTATACCAAACCCAGTAGCACCTAACTTCATGGAAAAGTACAGTTGGGATGCGGAGCCTAGGCTTGTATGGAAGGATGGAACAATGTGGTCCTATGAAACGGGCCCATGGGCTAGATTGCACGCAGTGTCACATTTTCATCCTAACAGTCCAATAGTGAAGAACGGTAAAATCTACATTGAGCTTCCAACAATTAACGAGGTTCCAGCGTGGTTAAGTTCTCAAGCACCTGGCTCTATGCAGAAGTGGACAGTTGAGTGGGAGGTCCCCGATTACTCAACTACCTTGAGTAGAATATTGGGAAGGGCTGTCGATATGGCGGCTGCTATATTTGCTGGTTGGGATAACCTTGAATACGGGCTTGAACTCTTTATGAAGAATCAAACAAGTCCAAAGACTTCAAGACCTTGGAAGCAGCCGTCTTTCTCTCTCGGTGTGGGTATGTACGAAGTGCCAAGAGGAACAGTAAGACATTGGATGGTAGTACAGAACTATTCAATAGCCAATTATCAATATCAAGCACCGACCACGCAAAATGTCTCACCTAGAGATAATAACTGTAAAGGGCCATGGTGTAACAATGGAAAAGCAATAGGTGCTTTTGAGCTTTCCGTAATAAACACTAAAATTATGGAAGAAGTTCCCCCATCGCAGTGGATAGGATATGATTTTCTTAGGGCTATCAGAAGCTTTGATCCCTGTCTTGTCTGTGCTGCTCATTTCGAAATTAAAGGAACTGGAAAGGAGTTAAAGCATGTTATAACTCCGGTGTGTAACACATGA
- a CDS encoding Rieske 2Fe-2S domain-containing protein, with the protein MTELIIKKSEIPKDSMVEFYFPDGKPWERKAVLIVNFKDNFYALDAFCTHNHLDLEDGFLTEDGKIVCPWHGSVFDVKSGKVVDGPAKENLRTYIVEVKGDEVIIHE; encoded by the coding sequence ATGACTGAGCTAATAATTAAAAAAAGTGAAATACCTAAGGATTCTATGGTAGAGTTTTACTTTCCAGATGGGAAACCATGGGAGAGAAAAGCAGTTTTAATTGTAAATTTTAAGGATAATTTTTATGCACTTGATGCTTTCTGTACACATAATCACTTAGACCTAGAGGACGGATTTCTAACAGAAGATGGGAAGATTGTATGTCCGTGGCACGGTTCTGTCTTTGATGTAAAATCTGGCAAAGTAGTGGATGGTCCTGCAAAAGAAAATCTAAGAACGTATATCGTGGAAGTTAAAGGCGATGAGGTAATAATTCATGAGTGA
- a CDS encoding (Fe-S)-binding protein → MTQVITEQINMEALKKAIDDVFYNQIDSTILYYLQSCVNCKACEAACPFTSTSLKYSPVNKAEVARQLYRFRFTVWGRTIGRAIGGSKKYLKLEEVETMVDYVWHCTNCGACMFVCPMGIDSGALVDLLRQVAFKAGLVPSIYKEIEQLEVSGKYWEVKAFRDAWEGLISKMKSQLGKDIPLDKKSSEVLFYASIYEALVYPDVLMKVAKILDTLKVDWTFMSKPLGIRPPLGLILGDKEGAAEVMKRILDYFTDMSPKYVMLTSGGFEYPALRYTMHEVFEIKPKYEVVHVTELLAKWYEMKRFTIESVEEAITWHDPCQLGRRGGVFEAPRVLMKALSKNFKELPSHGVNSICCSRGGGGCGLPTMIEEMAKLVGITIDDKSKKFLDSTIVPLINAGKLKVDEINKVKASEVLTGCPVCIESISFAVNYYHANTQVKHIVDLLADRIKKV, encoded by the coding sequence ATGACCCAAGTAATAACTGAACAAATTAATATGGAAGCTCTGAAGAAGGCCATAGATGATGTATTCTATAACCAGATTGATTCAACAATACTTTACTATCTCCAATCATGTGTAAATTGTAAAGCTTGTGAAGCAGCTTGTCCTTTCACATCTACATCTCTTAAGTACTCTCCAGTTAACAAAGCAGAGGTCGCTAGACAACTTTATAGGTTCAGATTTACGGTGTGGGGAAGGACAATAGGTAGGGCAATAGGAGGAAGTAAAAAATATCTAAAACTTGAGGAAGTAGAAACAATGGTGGATTATGTTTGGCACTGTACAAATTGTGGAGCTTGTATGTTTGTTTGTCCTATGGGGATAGACAGCGGAGCACTTGTTGATCTTCTAAGACAAGTGGCTTTTAAGGCTGGATTAGTTCCCTCAATTTACAAAGAAATAGAACAACTTGAGGTCTCTGGAAAGTACTGGGAAGTAAAAGCCTTTAGGGATGCATGGGAAGGGCTCATAAGTAAGATGAAATCTCAATTAGGAAAAGATATACCATTAGATAAGAAGTCTAGTGAAGTCTTGTTCTATGCAAGTATTTATGAAGCTCTAGTATACCCTGACGTGCTAATGAAAGTGGCTAAGATATTAGATACACTTAAAGTAGATTGGACTTTCATGTCAAAACCACTAGGTATAAGACCGCCACTGGGGCTAATCCTTGGAGATAAGGAAGGTGCTGCAGAAGTAATGAAAAGGATTTTAGATTACTTCACTGATATGTCTCCAAAATATGTTATGCTTACTTCTGGAGGATTTGAGTATCCAGCCCTTAGATACACTATGCACGAGGTGTTCGAAATAAAACCGAAATACGAGGTAGTACATGTAACGGAGCTCTTAGCTAAGTGGTACGAAATGAAAAGATTTACAATTGAATCAGTGGAGGAGGCAATCACATGGCATGATCCTTGTCAGTTAGGAAGAAGAGGTGGAGTATTTGAAGCACCAAGAGTATTAATGAAAGCTCTATCTAAGAACTTTAAGGAGTTACCTAGTCATGGTGTGAATAGTATTTGTTGTAGTAGAGGAGGTGGTGGATGTGGATTGCCTACGATGATCGAGGAGATGGCTAAGCTTGTAGGCATAACGATTGATGATAAGTCAAAGAAATTCTTGGATTCAACTATTGTACCTTTAATAAATGCGGGAAAGCTAAAGGTAGATGAGATCAACAAGGTTAAAGCATCTGAAGTACTAACTGGATGTCCAGTATGTATTGAAAGCATAAGCTTTGCAGTTAACTACTATCATGCTAACACCCAAGTAAAGCATATAGTGGATCTTTTGGCAGATAGAATTAAAAAGGTGTAA